The genomic DNA tatgtgtgtgtgtgtgtgtgtgtaatttgaaaggaaaattcGCCCTACGGTGTAGCTTGAATGGTTAAATGTGGAATTTCTATATAATCTCAAGTATAGTAGAAAaatcatgtatcatattatgtattaaaaacctaatttttttatatcgtgttttgtgtattgtattgtataatacatctttaaaaaataaaatattacaaaattttaattgatacataattattttgaaaaataccccaaaaacccttaaaagtttaaaatttcttatatgtaATTCTACAACATTATCATTTTCACTAAAAAGGAATATCGAGTTATATCagttatatgtattatatcataatacATGCAtcgtatcatacgatatatttaccgtatcatattaatttgatgcattttATGATACGTATAGTTTTTTACCTATATCGGATCGTATCATAAgaaatgtattatatattgtataatactgATAACTATGATTTTGAGAGGATTTGAGTTCATGATCCATAGACCACACAACAAAAgctttgaattttgatttttccacaaattcaaattctcTAAAATTTACAAGACTTGAAGAGTGAAGAACAAAACAATTTTAGGCATCTAGGTCCCAGCAAAAACATCTAAAATAAAGTTTAGCACTAGATATTCGAAACTATATAAATCGATGCAAATTAATGGAAGACCTCAGTGAGTCCTTGTTTTAAGAGCGatctttttctcttcaataGAGACCATATGGGGTTTCTTCATAAGAGCCCCAAGTACATATCTCAAATGTCTCTTAGTTTTGAACGGTTTTGACTCGGGATTTTGGAATAACAATTGCTAGGGTTTTAATATCAGCTCAATATATTTCAAAGACTAATACatgtcaaatatatttattttcgcCGCTTTTGTCTAtactaaatcttttttttttttaattttaggtaaAACAGGGGCAAAGCccaaaattaagaaagaaaataaatcaagagAGAGCTAAGGCTCCCCTAAAATCACATTTTAGGATCTTTTGAAGTTTAGGAGGAGCctcaaaaaatataaaggaaGCATTAGTGGAAGACTCTTTCTTACAATCCAATCGGTAGCACAATTTGCTTCTCGGATAAAATGGAGAAtgcttatatttttatgattcaATAACACGTTTCTACtaatttcaatagaaaaaacgTTTCtcctaataattaaaaaataatactatgtatactcattttaagcatacaaattgatacacatttatatatgtcattacataagtgaatgttttttttaatttaaaatcatttattcacatgatgatacacattaattatatacctaaattggatgcgtatagttttattgataattaaaatattcctttttacacaagaaaattaaaataaagaaaataaactagCAAATCTAAGAAATCTCAATAAAATAAggtaaacaattaatttataaatctaGCATACATGAAAATTCAACTATCATAAGGATTGGTAATTCCTAATTTCCAAAAATAGTAGACTCTACtaggaaataaaaataagaagagaGTTCCTAAGAAAAAATAGGAATTTAATCCAACaacacataataaaattaagcagAATAGTTATGAAAAAATCAAGATGACACTAATTAATTAGCacattatataaaacataattaataactATATGTCTTCAGATTTAGAAGTTGAATGGTGTATGATAAGTTCAAAGCAACAACAGCACCAGTAAActgataaataataaacaaactaCTAGTATTCTTCGTATTCGACTGcaagaaataattattatattagtacGAAATTTCTTTAGTAGGAGATGATAAATTGCTTCCGAAATGCATAAAAGGATTGGCTCCACCATGCAATTAGCTAACTAACCTGCACAATGTTTCAAAAAAAGACAAATCCACtgagaaggaagagaaaatttaaGATTAGATTAAGctaattacaaataataatagtGTTAATATCTAGTTTAGTATTCCATCAATACTTAAAAAAGCTAGTGACAAGGGCAACTCTTAATTACACAAATTCACAAAATAGCATGTCGTTTATTCAAAGGGACTGTCGCGATCTCTTCTGgtacatatataatttagtcTTTTCACAGAAGCCAAAGCAGAGAATTAGAACAGTACAGACAGTTTAAATCCGAGATAGAATATAATTGTGCTTCACAGATTGTGATGTagagaaaattgaaaacatgGAATTCGAGAAAtcccaaaacatatatttctGTATTCCATATCAAAAAGCTGATGAGATGTTTCAAATTGTATTCAtaacaatttgattaatttcttGCTCAAGCAATTACCCTAGTTCATgaatatgtataaacaaatttcaaCTTCACATATTTGAGGGTTTgcatatctttaaattaatagCTAAGCATGAACAATTAGAAAGTCCCAACTCCTAAGACACATTAATtttaacactaaaattatggacattcaattttaaatactcaattaaatattcattatattgagtgattttaaatgaaTGTACTGAGTAAAACTAGGTGCATCAAATGATATGCAAATGGTGAAAGAATTAAACATGCGCAGCACAACTATATATGAAAGAGAAAGTTTAGAACATTACATTTAGCACCAGCGCTGGCGGCGGGGATCCTGGCCAACCAGTTGGGTGGCGGCCAAAACAGCTTTGAGTGACGAGGAAATCCTGAAATTGGCCCGATCATTTCATACTTAACGTCATAAATTCCAGGATACCACCCTGGATGCGCCTCACTGGCTTCAGCAAATTCATCATCGTTAAAATAAACAGAATTGCTTCGGAGCTCAGGGAAATCCTCAGCAGAAACAGAGAAAGAACAATCATCCCCCACAAAGAAAATTCGATCATCGAGGCCCCCTTCAACGTAAAGCCACGCATGGTTCACTTCATCGAGCACATAAACAGACATGCAAATCCCATAGCCAAGCTCTTCCCGAAAAGGCAAATGCGTTTTAACAACAAGAAACAAATTATCAAGAGAGCTCACTAAATATTTCAGCCCAGGAATTGGCTCATAAAACTCATTTGCAGCGTAAGAAATCTTTGAAGTTCGATGGTCAATGGATATTGCAAATCCACGAACATCAATGGCATAAAATCTGTGCTTGTGATACACAACATCAACCCCAGAAAAACTTCTCTTACTTAGCTCATAAATGCTAATCCATTCCGGCTCACCGATTCTCCAAAGGCTCAACTCTCCAAATCCCTGTGTCGCCATTACTGCGAAATCACGATAATGCTTGTCGAGACACGTTGCAACAACAACTTTatggaaggaagaagaagactcCATCTGGTCATAATTCATGTATCTATCTTTTCTCTTCCTGACAACAAAAAAATCTAGACCGTACGATTCGTGTAACTCATGGACCTGAAAGTCCATTAAATTAAGGGTTTTGGGTAACGACCTTGCTAACTGCCGAAAGCGGAACCTGGAGAGAGGCTCCTTCACTTTCATTCTTCCAGTGAGGGAAGATTTTTCTAATCTGATGATGAATGTTGAAACATTTCTATCTGGGGTTCTGGTGGGTAAGGGTTCAATGGCGTAAAAAACGGATTCAGTGAGAACAAGGTATCCCTGAAAGCAACGTTCAGGAGGTTTAATGTCTTTTTTGGAAGCTGGGGCAGGGACAGGGATTCTGAGGGCTTTAAAGGAAGGTCGGTTTTTGTGAAAACATATGGCTAGCAGAAATTTCTTGCATACCGCACCAAAACGCAGCTTGTCGCTTGGCGTTTTCAGGCCGCCTGCAATTACGGCAAGTAAGTCTACTGGAAGAGTAGACCAGTCGCGAAGCTTTCGGTCCATGGCTGCTTAAGGGAAACCTGTAACCCTAACCCTAGAcgaagaacaagaaaaagattaaaaactaGAAAATGAAGCGGAGGAGCAGCATGTAGATGAAAGTCTTTGGTGGGAGATGAGGTGATCAAGTAGGGTTATTTATAGAAATTAGGGGgcctaattaatttatattttagttctcctaaattaattaatttcaattggAATATcgaatatttaagattttttttttatttcaaagttGACACTTAACTAACTTTAAAGCTAAAATGACATATTCCACCGAAAATTTGCCcctaattacttttttattctGTCACAGCcacagtaattttatttatttaaagtatgggtATTTTTGTAGAATATATGTCATTTTTatagtttcaattaaaaaataaaatccaattattaattaatattagtattGATAATTATTCTTGACAGATTTGCTATTTAATTAcgaaaataaaaactaataatttatcgTGAGATTAAacaacttttaataataaaagtatttattaaaaagatacatgacacaatattaataattaaaattgttattttattttttaaaattagtatataataatatttaaattatagaaaaacccacttgtttctctttttcttttacccTCACAATTTCTTCCTAAACTCTTCTTGGTTTTAGGTCGTCGTCAATTTCACTCTCTTTCTCTTCGTCTCTATTCCTTTGTGCGtt from Mangifera indica cultivar Alphonso chromosome 16, CATAS_Mindica_2.1, whole genome shotgun sequence includes the following:
- the LOC123198913 gene encoding F-box protein At4g35733-like — encoded protein: MDRKLRDWSTLPVDLLAVIAGGLKTPSDKLRFGAVCKKFLLAICFHKNRPSFKALRIPVPAPASKKDIKPPERCFQGYLVLTESVFYAIEPLPTRTPDRNVSTFIIRLEKSSLTGRMKVKEPLSRFRFRQLARSLPKTLNLMDFQVHELHESYGLDFFVVRKRKDRYMNYDQMESSSSFHKVVVATCLDKHYRDFAVMATQGFGELSLWRIGEPEWISIYELSKRSFSGVDVVYHKHRFYAIDVRGFAISIDHRTSKISYAANEFYEPIPGLKYLVSSLDNLFLVVKTHLPFREELGYGICMSVYVLDEVNHAWLYVEGGLDDRIFFVGDDCSFSVSAEDFPELRSNSVYFNDDEFAEASEAHPGWYPGIYDVKYEMIGPISGFPRHSKLFWPPPNWLARIPAASAGAKC